The following are encoded in a window of Gramella sp. MT6 genomic DNA:
- a CDS encoding S9 family peptidase, with amino-acid sequence MKRLLVFLLGCVTFATAQNKNDLKKDIEAPKAKKVAKELEKHGDVRIDNYFWMNQREDPEVIAYLEAENDYNDKMTSHTKEFQERLFEEMKGRIKEDDESVPYKLNGYWYITRFEKGYDYPIYSRKKESQEAPEEIMFNVNKMAKDFDYYSLGGLNVSPDNKLVAFGTDTLSRRKYTIRIKNLETGEIYDEEIKNTTGGSTWANDNKTLYYTKKDPQTLRSYRIYKHILGTDPEKDELVFEEEDETFNTYVYKSKSREYIIIGSHSTLTTEYRFLDADKPEGEFTVFQPRVRGLEYSISHFDGHFYVVTNKDEATNFKLMKTPVDETGMENWVDVIPHRKDFLLEDIDIFKEYLVVSERTNGLNKIRIIKWDDSKEYYIPFDNETYTAYTSINPDFETDLLRYTYNSLTTPTSVVEYNMKTGDKVVLKEQEILGGKFDKNNYVSERLWATAEDGTKIPVSLVYRKGTKKDGNSPLLQYAYGSYGSTIDPYFSSVRLSLLDRGFIYAIAHIRGGEYLGREWYENGKLFTKKNTFTDFIDVSKFLIKENYTSSNHLYAMGGSAGGLLMGAVVNLAPNLYNGVISAVPFVDVVTTMLDDSIPLTTGEYDEWGNPNEKDYYDYMKSYSPYDNVVAQEYPNMLVTTGLHDSQVQYWEPAKWVAKLRELKTDNNVLLLHTNMDAGHGGASGRFEALKEVAEEYAFLLDLEGINQ; translated from the coding sequence ATGAAAAGACTATTAGTATTTCTATTAGGATGCGTTACATTTGCAACCGCGCAAAACAAAAATGATTTGAAAAAAGATATTGAAGCCCCAAAAGCAAAGAAAGTAGCTAAAGAGCTTGAGAAGCATGGTGATGTAAGGATAGATAATTATTTCTGGATGAATCAGCGTGAAGATCCTGAAGTCATTGCCTACCTGGAGGCCGAGAATGATTATAACGATAAAATGACCTCCCATACTAAAGAATTTCAGGAGAGATTATTCGAGGAAATGAAAGGCAGGATCAAAGAGGATGATGAATCTGTGCCTTATAAACTGAATGGTTACTGGTATATCACCCGATTTGAAAAAGGTTATGATTACCCAATTTATTCAAGAAAAAAGGAATCCCAGGAAGCACCAGAAGAGATCATGTTCAATGTGAACAAAATGGCCAAAGACTTTGATTATTATAGTTTAGGTGGTCTTAATGTAAGTCCGGATAATAAGCTGGTAGCCTTTGGGACAGATACTTTAAGCCGAAGAAAATACACTATTAGGATCAAGAATCTTGAAACCGGTGAGATCTACGACGAGGAGATCAAGAATACCACCGGCGGATCTACCTGGGCTAATGATAATAAAACACTTTACTACACTAAGAAAGATCCTCAAACTTTGAGGTCTTACAGGATCTATAAGCATATCCTGGGAACAGATCCTGAAAAGGATGAATTGGTCTTTGAGGAAGAAGATGAAACCTTTAATACTTACGTTTATAAATCTAAGTCCAGAGAATATATCATTATTGGTTCTCATAGTACGCTTACTACGGAATATCGTTTTCTTGATGCAGATAAACCAGAAGGGGAGTTTACTGTATTCCAGCCGAGAGTAAGAGGTCTCGAGTATAGCATTTCGCATTTCGACGGCCACTTTTATGTGGTAACCAATAAAGATGAAGCTACCAATTTTAAACTGATGAAAACTCCGGTTGATGAGACCGGAATGGAGAATTGGGTAGATGTGATCCCTCACAGGAAAGATTTTCTTCTTGAGGATATCGATATTTTCAAGGAATACCTCGTGGTTAGCGAGCGTACCAATGGCCTGAATAAAATAAGGATCATTAAATGGGATGACAGCAAGGAATATTATATTCCTTTTGATAATGAGACTTACACCGCTTATACTTCCATTAATCCAGATTTTGAGACAGATCTGTTGAGGTATACCTATAATAGTCTTACAACCCCAACTTCAGTTGTTGAATATAATATGAAGACCGGGGATAAGGTTGTTTTAAAAGAGCAGGAAATTCTGGGCGGAAAGTTCGATAAGAACAATTATGTATCTGAAAGGCTTTGGGCAACAGCCGAAGATGGAACTAAAATTCCCGTATCTCTTGTTTATAGAAAAGGAACTAAAAAAGATGGAAATAGTCCATTACTACAATATGCCTACGGATCTTATGGTTCTACTATAGATCCATATTTCTCTTCAGTTCGGTTGAGTTTATTAGATCGTGGTTTTATCTATGCGATCGCACATATTCGTGGAGGGGAATATCTTGGCCGTGAATGGTACGAGAACGGGAAACTGTTCACTAAGAAGAATACGTTCACAGATTTTATTGATGTTTCAAAATTCCTTATCAAAGAAAACTACACTTCATCTAATCACCTTTATGCAATGGGAGGTTCTGCCGGTGGATTATTGATGGGGGCAGTGGTGAATTTAGCTCCGAACCTATATAATGGAGTAATTTCTGCGGTTCCCTTCGTAGATGTCGTAACTACTATGCTAGATGATAGTATTCCGCTAACTACAGGTGAATATGATGAATGGGGGAATCCGAATGAAAAGGATTATTATGATTACATGAAATCTTATTCTCCATATGATAATGTAGTTGCTCAGGAATATCCAAATATGCTTGTTACTACCGGTCTTCATGATTCCCAGGTTCAGTATTGGGAACCTGCCAAATGGGTTGCGAAACTCAGGGAGTTAAAGACAGATAATAATGTGCTCTTGCTTCATACCAATATGGATGCAGGTCATGGAGGTGCTTCAGGTAGATTTGAAGCTCTTAAAGAAGTAGCTGAGGAATACGCATTTTTACTGGATCTGGAGGGTATAAATCAATAA